One uncultured Methanobrevibacter sp. genomic window carries:
- a CDS encoding toll/interleukin-1 receptor domain-containing protein, whose product MSHDVYISYDSNDLEIANKICSVLEKNALSCWIKSRDVGVNDIIDEINSAIDKSKVMLLIYSQFSKDSNIVNTEVDFAFSQDMPVLIYKIDDSKFEGGFSFFMEDNQLIDAHEDVESKFDELVLTVSRLVKQQKSKERSFSYIVKKHKKPIIAAIALIVVVIACIFAYMTFVDQAADENTVPLNPGDVKINVTDFHVDDVRKKGYSWNYSYFVGGIISPEPTGKYVVSCDFYDKTGNLVNTTETEISDIQRVNDGYLLGSDVSGTKDIKRVEVNLIDANDRVIAQGEAEL is encoded by the coding sequence ATGAGTCATGATGTTTATATTTCTTATGATTCCAATGACTTGGAAATTGCAAATAAAATTTGCAGTGTTTTGGAAAAGAACGCTTTGTCCTGTTGGATTAAAAGTCGGGATGTAGGTGTAAATGATATTATTGATGAGATTAATAGTGCAATTGACAAATCAAAGGTAATGCTTTTGATATACTCTCAATTTTCAAAGGATTCAAATATTGTCAACACTGAAGTTGACTTTGCATTTTCACAGGATATGCCGGTTCTGATTTATAAGATTGATGATTCCAAATTTGAAGGCGGTTTTTCATTTTTCATGGAGGATAATCAACTTATTGATGCTCATGAAGATGTTGAATCAAAATTTGATGAGTTGGTTTTAACCGTTTCACGTCTGGTCAAGCAGCAGAAGTCAAAGGAAAGAAGCTTTTCTTACATTGTTAAAAAACATAAAAAACCAATTATCGCTGCCATTGCATTAATTGTTGTGGTTATCGCATGTATTTTTGCATACATGACTTTTGTTGATCAGGCAGCTGATGAAAATACGGTGCCTTTAAATCCGGGGGATGTAAAAATTAACGTCACTGATTTTCATGTAGATGATGTGCGCAAAAAAGGATACTCCTGGAATTATTCCTATTTTGTAGGTGGAATAATTTCTCCAGAGCCGACCGGAAAGTATGTTGTCTCCTGTGATTTCTATGACAAGACAGGTAATCTGGTAAATACTACTGAAACTGAAATATCAGATATTCAGAGAGTCAATGATGGTTATCTGTTAGGTTCTGATGTTTCAGGCACTAAGGACATTAAAAGAGTTGAAGTAAACCTGATTGATGCTAATGATAGGGTTATAGCTCAGGGTGAAGCTGAGCTTTGA
- a CDS encoding ATP-binding protein: protein MVVGICVGETSLTEVTFISDKMPKVGEYVTIEYDGKQVLGMIENLIRGNDALNVDINDFKAIQKISRIGVDENYIRGKVKILGDVNDNLKLPRTPVLPGTEIRLADKDILKDIFEVRNPLKLGCLVNQSDVDVNVDANPILSRHLAILAMTGAGKSNTVSVLIDQLLSYSVPVFVFDMHGEYKGAEFPNGDVNVIKPKINPHYMAFNEIRRLVNIPTNGYIQERHFRRAFREAKTILSDGRATSNNFLQIMYDILFEKSQEEGSDKQIVDVMNKIDDSMDRYSKLFDKDAGNILSNIKAGCVNVLDLSQVDESVASVLVSHILRNSLQRSKNAAHSANKKDLLDNSVFFILEEAHILAPNRRDSDSKRWIQRVAREGRKFGLGLCLVSQSPKTVDHDALSQMNNMIILRLVEPEDQRHVQSASESLSQDLVNQLPSLNVGEAIVLGLMSKVPTLVKIDEFKGRKHGDDMDIVSHFKGFKERQQKELEQAEQETLDMGYDY, encoded by the coding sequence ATGGTAGTTGGAATTTGTGTAGGGGAAACCTCACTTACTGAAGTAACATTCATTTCAGATAAAATGCCTAAAGTCGGTGAATATGTTACTATTGAATATGATGGAAAACAGGTTTTAGGCATGATTGAAAATTTAATTAGAGGCAATGACGCTTTAAATGTTGACATCAATGATTTTAAAGCTATTCAAAAAATTTCAAGAATTGGTGTGGATGAAAACTACATCAGAGGAAAGGTTAAAATTCTTGGAGATGTCAACGATAATCTGAAACTGCCGAGAACACCTGTACTTCCGGGAACTGAAATCAGACTTGCAGACAAAGACATTTTAAAAGACATCTTTGAAGTCAGAAATCCATTAAAATTAGGTTGTCTTGTAAATCAGAGTGATGTTGATGTCAATGTCGATGCAAATCCAATTTTGTCAAGACATCTTGCAATTCTGGCTATGACTGGTGCAGGTAAATCAAATACTGTGTCAGTACTGATTGACCAGTTATTGTCATACAGCGTTCCGGTATTTGTTTTTGACATGCATGGGGAATATAAAGGCGCAGAATTTCCAAATGGGGATGTAAATGTAATCAAGCCTAAAATAAATCCTCATTATATGGCATTCAATGAAATCAGAAGACTGGTTAATATTCCGACTAATGGTTATATTCAGGAAAGACACTTCAGAAGAGCATTCAGGGAAGCTAAGACAATCCTTAGTGACGGAAGGGCAACCTCAAACAATTTCCTTCAGATTATGTATGATATATTATTTGAAAAATCACAGGAGGAAGGCTCTGACAAGCAGATTGTGGATGTGATGAACAAAATCGATGATTCAATGGACAGATATTCCAAATTATTTGATAAGGATGCAGGAAATATCCTGTCAAATATTAAGGCGGGATGTGTCAATGTGCTTGATTTGAGTCAGGTCGATGAATCTGTTGCAAGCGTTCTTGTAAGTCATATTCTTAGAAATTCACTTCAGAGGTCTAAAAATGCTGCTCACAGCGCCAACAAAAAGGATCTGCTTGACAATTCTGTATTTTTCATTTTGGAGGAAGCTCATATTCTGGCTCCAAACAGACGTGATTCAGACTCCAAAAGATGGATTCAGAGAGTTGCCCGTGAAGGACGTAAATTCGGTTTGGGTCTGTGTCTGGTAAGTCAGTCACCTAAAACAGTTGACCATGATGCATTGTCCCAGATGAACAACATGATTATTTTAAGGCTTGTTGAACCGGAAGACCAGAGACATGTCCAGTCAGCAAGTGAAAGCCTGTCTCAGGATCTGGTCAATCAGCTGCCGTCCTTGAATGTAGGTGAAGCCATTGTTTTGGGACTTATGAGTAAAGTTCCTACTCTTGTTAAAATCGATGAATTTAAAGGCCGTAAACATGGTGACGACATGGATATAGTCTCTCACTTTAAAGGTTTTAAAGAAAGACAACAGAAAGAGCTGGAACAAGCAGAACAGGAAACATTAGATATGGGATATGACTATTAA
- a CDS encoding DNA double-strand break repair nuclease NurA: MLNSLYEKAIAKRGFIHDFESETNPEDLLEGRWFDRDIKESSDDFIIAAGDGSFNKKKFLTTNFCAVGAESIIYDGEIKKIDDSDIFDIGHVSFLDEILGNYMAIYELKCALRAIKEYNVDYYMFDGSILGDLQNAFPRGAKLPDKIRNNLDDSLRNEFERRLKINRYGLTFPEIQDSLKLIELPRSENSNKQEEYNLHLASIEKIILLKEILQYRKKIISISKTSSDNSLFHWNIPDIAFLDKNTKKQGISLIKNDFKVYEKAPFPYYNDFFKSLTFTIFYVRLQDNKNVLKVELPYRASKQEVFRIIEKINVLSVQGYPYLLNKAHNDVVITDRNIRELLKIAKIYETTNREVMSW, translated from the coding sequence ATGTTAAATTCACTATATGAAAAAGCCATCGCTAAAAGAGGATTTATCCATGATTTCGAATCAGAAACCAATCCCGAAGATCTGCTTGAGGGAAGATGGTTTGACAGAGATATCAAGGAAAGCTCTGATGATTTTATAATTGCAGCCGGAGACGGAAGTTTCAATAAAAAGAAATTTCTCACAACCAATTTCTGTGCTGTCGGAGCTGAATCCATAATTTACGATGGTGAAATCAAAAAAATTGATGACTCAGATATTTTTGACATTGGCCATGTTTCATTTCTGGATGAGATTTTGGGAAATTATATGGCGATATATGAGTTGAAATGTGCCCTAAGAGCTATTAAGGAATATAATGTTGATTATTACATGTTTGATGGCTCCATTTTAGGAGATTTGCAAAATGCATTTCCACGAGGAGCAAAATTACCTGATAAAATCAGAAACAATCTTGATGATTCTTTAAGAAATGAATTTGAACGAAGACTTAAGATTAATCGTTATGGTTTGACATTTCCGGAAATTCAGGATTCTTTAAAACTGATTGAACTTCCAAGGAGCGAAAATTCAAATAAGCAGGAGGAGTACAATCTCCACTTGGCATCAATTGAAAAAATCATTCTTTTAAAGGAAATATTGCAGTACCGAAAAAAGATTATTTCCATTTCAAAAACTTCTTCGGATAATTCACTCTTTCACTGGAATATTCCGGATATTGCATTTCTGGACAAAAATACCAAAAAACAGGGTATTTCTCTAATCAAAAATGACTTTAAGGTTTATGAAAAAGCTCCGTTTCCATATTATAATGACTTTTTCAAATCACTGACATTTACCATATTTTATGTCAGACTGCAGGACAACAAAAACGTTTTGAAAGTGGAATTGCCTTACCGGGCATCCAAACAGGAAGTATTTAGAATAATTGAAAAAATAAACGTGCTGTCTGTTCAGGGATATCCGTATTTATTGAATAAGGCTCACAATGATGTTGTAATTACAGATAGAAATATTAGAGAACTGTTAAAAATAGCAAAAATTTATGAAACAACCAATAGGGAAGTGATGTCATGGTAG
- a CDS encoding toll/interleukin-1 receptor domain-containing protein: MDYDIFISYSSLDQEIAENVCSHLENNGLSCWIAPRNVRPGENYAEEIMLGLDSAKIVVLIFSDNSQSSKYVIKEVQKAYINNKGILPINIDDSLPKGKMETFLRNKQWLNAFPNPEDSYDDVVSGARRLIKGQRPGGDFVQVPGNDDDDSFFDKHKYHIIAVAAIILIAVVGFVAFTGTGVNSNDSNSSQPTVSIDYIEMDNDTSKGYSWKYSYFVFGSVSSNASDSSNVIHIDFLDESGKVIMSNETKVGDIEGNTLGIYYGDKDTAVKVSLELRDSSGKVLGSAQSSNFVRQ; this comes from the coding sequence ATGGATTATGATATTTTTATTAGTTATTCGTCTTTAGACCAGGAAATTGCAGAGAATGTTTGTAGTCATTTGGAAAATAATGGTCTTTCATGCTGGATTGCTCCTAGAAATGTCCGGCCTGGGGAAAATTATGCTGAAGAGATCATGCTTGGTTTGGATAGTGCAAAAATCGTTGTTTTGATATTTTCTGATAATTCCCAGTCATCTAAATATGTAATTAAAGAAGTTCAAAAGGCTTACATTAACAACAAGGGCATTTTGCCAATCAATATAGATGATTCATTACCTAAAGGTAAAATGGAAACTTTTTTAAGAAATAAGCAATGGTTGAATGCATTTCCTAATCCTGAAGATTCATATGATGATGTCGTTAGTGGAGCACGCCGTTTAATCAAAGGTCAACGTCCTGGCGGCGATTTTGTCCAGGTTCCGGGAAATGATGATGATGACAGTTTTTTCGATAAACATAAATATCATATAATTGCAGTTGCGGCAATTATTTTGATAGCTGTTGTTGGTTTTGTTGCATTTACTGGAACGGGTGTTAATTCTAATGACTCAAACTCTTCACAGCCGACGGTTTCCATTGATTACATAGAGATGGATAATGACACTTCCAAAGGTTATTCCTGGAAATACTCATATTTCGTATTTGGATCTGTATCTTCAAATGCAAGCGATTCATCAAATGTGATTCACATTGACTTTTTGGATGAGTCAGGTAAAGTTATAATGAGCAATGAGACTAAGGTAGGAGACATTGAAGGCAATACCTTAGGAATATATTACGGTGACAAGGATACTGCAGTTAAAGTTTCACTGGAGCTTCGTGACAGTTCAGGTAAGGTATTGGGCAGTGCACAAAGCAGTAATTTTGTCAGACAGTAG
- a CDS encoding geranylgeranylglyceryl/heptaprenylglyceryl phosphate synthase, translated as MKDVENYIRDILKTRKIHFTLIDPDEQTPEEALEIATQAIEGGTDGIMIGGSTVNGDDVDNTCKILSENIAVPIIIFPGNTSSVSKHADAIFFMSYINSTNQYWINGAQSIAAPTVKASGSEILSMAYMVVEPGGTVGWVGDAKLVPRNKPKIPAVYAMSHEMFGYKFFYLEAGSGADKPIPPEMIAYTKRATEDMIIVVGGGIRDAKAAYTAAKAGGDVIVTGTVVEEVDDVQAKIQELTGAIKKASME; from the coding sequence ATGAAAGACGTTGAAAATTACATTCGTGATATTTTAAAAACAAGAAAAATTCATTTTACTTTAATTGATCCTGATGAACAGACACCAGAAGAAGCATTGGAAATAGCAACTCAGGCTATAGAAGGCGGAACTGACGGGATTATGATTGGAGGATCTACTGTTAACGGTGATGATGTAGACAATACATGTAAAATATTGTCTGAAAACATTGCAGTTCCAATTATTATTTTCCCTGGAAATACCAGCAGCGTAAGCAAACATGCTGATGCAATATTTTTCATGAGTTACATTAACTCAACAAATCAGTACTGGATTAACGGTGCACAGTCTATTGCAGCACCAACCGTTAAAGCATCAGGAAGCGAGATTTTATCAATGGCATATATGGTCGTTGAACCTGGCGGAACTGTCGGTTGGGTTGGAGACGCTAAACTTGTACCGAGAAACAAGCCGAAAATACCTGCAGTTTATGCAATGTCACATGAAATGTTCGGATACAAGTTCTTCTATCTTGAAGCAGGTTCCGGTGCAGACAAACCTATTCCTCCGGAAATGATTGCATACACTAAAAGAGCAACTGAAGACATGATAATTGTTGTCGGCGGTGGAATTCGTGATGCAAAAGCAGCTTATACTGCTGCTAAAGCCGGTGGAGACGTCATTGTAACTGGTACTGTAGTAGAAGAAGTTGATGATGTTCAAGCTAAAATTCAAGAATTGACCGGAGCTATCAAAAAAGCTTCAATGGAGTAG
- a CDS encoding 50S ribosomal protein L40e: MARFEVAENRMFNVKICLKCNARNPAGATTCRKCGYKGLRYKAKEPRG; encoded by the coding sequence ATGGCAAGATTTGAAGTAGCAGAAAACAGAATGTTCAATGTAAAAATCTGCTTAAAATGTAACGCTCGTAACCCTGCTGGTGCTACTACCTGCAGAAAATGCGGTTACAAAGGTTTAAGATACAAAGCTAAAGAACCTAGAGGATAG
- a CDS encoding DNA repair exonuclease: protein MKFAHLADTHLGYRQFGLIEREKDFYEVFGKVIDKIIEEKVDFVIHSGDLFETAKPSPMALLEFQKGLLKLKGAGIPMYAIAGNHDSVVRKGSIPPQVIFKKMGLKVISPINTNYMHDDVFIAGLPYYPASQSNVLKAKLVELSKKAANYDKSILVLHQGIDKYFAVQHEIEVGDIPDNFNYYALGHIHKYVCEDFGNGKLVYPGSTEVWKSDEFEDYKINGKGFVVVDLDGQKPNVKRVKVDISRTFIDRSLDYNNLGSGISGIKEVIKDFDKKPILNLKVKNVESDTSFVYDIINEELGDLSLMIRPTFNMAGEESIDEILRNDTRIGPKELIAEQMGDYGRGSTDKLALDLYDILSKDQLEDAQALIDQYFNENYKTLDDDIEFKTETIEKIEDLEEPAKKQTPEEEPNDVQVTFKKEVKQ from the coding sequence ATGAAATTTGCACATTTAGCAGATACTCATTTAGGTTATCGCCAATTCGGATTAATTGAGCGTGAAAAAGACTTTTATGAAGTATTTGGAAAAGTTATAGATAAGATAATCGAAGAAAAAGTTGATTTTGTAATTCACAGTGGTGACTTATTCGAAACAGCCAAACCATCTCCAATGGCACTTTTAGAATTCCAAAAAGGATTGCTTAAACTTAAAGGCGCTGGAATTCCTATGTATGCAATTGCCGGAAATCACGATTCAGTTGTGCGCAAAGGTTCAATTCCTCCGCAGGTGATTTTCAAAAAAATGGGTTTAAAAGTAATCAGCCCTATCAATACAAATTACATGCATGATGATGTTTTTATTGCGGGACTGCCTTATTATCCTGCATCACAGTCAAATGTGCTTAAAGCAAAATTAGTGGAATTGTCAAAAAAAGCGGCCAATTACGATAAATCAATTTTAGTGCTGCACCAGGGTATCGACAAGTATTTTGCAGTTCAGCATGAAATAGAAGTGGGTGACATTCCGGATAACTTTAATTATTATGCGTTAGGTCATATTCACAAATATGTCTGTGAAGACTTTGGTAATGGAAAACTGGTATATCCAGGTTCTACTGAAGTCTGGAAATCAGATGAATTTGAAGATTATAAGATAAATGGTAAAGGATTCGTTGTAGTGGATTTGGATGGTCAAAAACCAAATGTTAAAAGAGTCAAAGTTGATATTTCACGTACATTTATAGACAGATCCCTTGATTATAACAATCTTGGAAGCGGAATATCCGGAATTAAGGAAGTCATTAAAGACTTTGATAAGAAGCCTATCCTAAATCTGAAAGTCAAAAATGTCGAATCAGACACCAGTTTCGTTTATGATATAATAAATGAGGAACTTGGTGATTTATCATTAATGATCAGACCAACTTTCAACATGGCCGGTGAAGAATCAATTGATGAAATACTGAGAAATGACACTCGCATAGGTCCAAAAGAATTGATTGCTGAGCAAATGGGTGATTATGGAAGAGGCAGTACTGACAAATTAGCTTTAGACTTATATGACATATTATCCAAAGACCAACTGGAAGATGCGCAGGCGTTAATCGACCAATATTTCAATGAAAATTATAAAACATTGGATGATGATATTGAATTCAAAACAGAAACAATAGAAAAGATAGAGGATTTAGAAGAACCTGCTAAAAAACAAACTCCTGAAGAGGAACCTAATGATGTTCAAGTAACCTTTAAAAAGGAGGTTAAACAATGA